From the genome of Winogradskyella forsetii, one region includes:
- a CDS encoding isoaspartyl peptidase/L-asparaginase family protein yields MKTLSIAIHGGAGTLIKGLMTQELEAEYRAALKVARDAGFEVLQDGGSAVDAVEKSVKLLENTPLFNAGKGSVFTANGTHEMDAAIMEGENLKAGAVSLITGIKNPVSLARDVMEKSYHVFLAGDGAMRFAKDQGYEIKSPDYFYDEVRYQQWQSIKDTEGFQLDHSVKKDGKFGTVGAVACDKNGNVAAATSTGGMTNKKWGRIGDSPIIGAGNYANNKTCAVSCTGSGEFFIRGVVAYDVSCLMEHKGMSLEAASNEAIHKRILEIKGDGGLIAVDSNGNIAMPFNTEGMYRAAKSSKGIDIISIYK; encoded by the coding sequence ATGAAGACATTGTCAATAGCCATACACGGAGGAGCAGGAACTTTAATAAAAGGTTTGATGACTCAAGAATTAGAAGCAGAATATAGAGCGGCATTAAAAGTAGCTAGAGATGCTGGTTTTGAAGTTTTGCAAGATGGAGGTAGTGCGGTAGATGCTGTCGAAAAATCCGTTAAATTATTAGAAAATACGCCTTTGTTTAATGCAGGCAAAGGTTCTGTTTTTACGGCTAATGGCACACATGAAATGGATGCTGCCATCATGGAAGGTGAAAATCTCAAAGCTGGTGCAGTTTCACTTATAACTGGAATAAAAAATCCGGTGTCTTTAGCGCGAGATGTCATGGAGAAAAGTTATCATGTTTTTTTAGCGGGTGATGGTGCCATGCGATTTGCAAAAGATCAAGGGTATGAGATTAAAAGTCCTGACTATTTTTATGATGAAGTACGCTACCAACAATGGCAAAGTATTAAAGATACCGAGGGGTTTCAATTAGATCACAGCGTAAAAAAGGATGGAAAATTTGGTACTGTTGGAGCAGTGGCATGCGACAAAAATGGAAATGTGGCAGCAGCGACATCCACAGGTGGCATGACTAATAAAAAATGGGGTAGAATTGGTGATAGTCCAATAATTGGAGCAGGAAATTACGCAAACAATAAAACCTGTGCTGTTAGCTGTACAGGTAGTGGTGAATTTTTTATAAGGGGTGTAGTTGCTTACGACGTTTCTTGTTTAATGGAACATAAAGGCATGAGTTTAGAAGCAGCTTCAAACGAAGCCATCCATAAAAGAATCCTTGAAATAAAAGGAGACGGCGGGTTAATCGCTGTAGATTCTAATGGCAATATCGCTATGCCGTTTAATACGGAAGGTATGTATAGAGCCGCTAAATCTTCTAAAGGAATAGATATTATTTCTATTTATAAGTGA